One Telluria mixta DNA window includes the following coding sequences:
- a CDS encoding UDP-N-acetylmuramoyl-L-alanyl-D-glutamate--2,6-diaminopimelate ligase → MAETPNIIDWMKAAAPGGRLVSDSRRVRSGDVFFAYPGEAADGRRFIRSAIENGAAAVVYDDREFTWDAALTVPHLATQDLKKNAGPIAHAYYGAPDAAMFTVGVTGTNGKTSCALWIAQALAHLNETAAVIGTLGVGLVRGRAEPEFDATGYTTPDAVLLATELARLRDAGATSLAIEVSSIGLVEHRTAGMHFDVAVFTNLTRDHLDYHGDMAAYEAAKRQLFDWPGLKTAVVNLDDEAGVRIARHLRSERPEVAVLGYTLRAVHEQPVLDGVAVLRASNLRSRPNGSEFHIESPYGSAVARTHMVGHFNASNVLAVLGALLAKGVELRAALDAVEALVPAPGRMQQLGGHDAPMVVIDYAHTPDALEKTLEALRQVAQERGGQLWCVFGCGGDRDPGKRPQMGRISQMAEHVLVTSDNPRSEEPRAIIEQIVAGMDPHHPTSTHQAIEDRAAAILSAVKHAARPDVILLAGKGHEPYQEIKGRKIPFSDADHAALALTARLTMMRTV, encoded by the coding sequence ATGGCCGAGACGCCGAACATCATCGACTGGATGAAGGCCGCCGCACCAGGCGGCCGTCTCGTTTCCGACTCGCGCCGCGTGCGCAGCGGCGACGTGTTCTTCGCCTATCCGGGCGAGGCCGCCGACGGCCGCCGCTTCATCCGCTCCGCCATCGAGAACGGCGCCGCCGCCGTCGTGTACGACGACCGCGAATTCACCTGGGACGCCGCTTTGACGGTGCCCCATCTGGCTACGCAGGACCTGAAAAAGAACGCCGGCCCGATCGCGCACGCGTACTACGGCGCGCCCGATGCCGCCATGTTCACCGTCGGCGTCACGGGCACCAACGGCAAGACCTCGTGCGCGCTGTGGATCGCGCAGGCACTGGCCCATTTGAACGAGACCGCCGCCGTCATCGGCACCCTCGGCGTGGGCCTCGTGCGCGGCCGCGCGGAGCCGGAATTCGACGCGACCGGCTACACGACGCCGGACGCCGTGCTGCTCGCGACGGAACTCGCGAGGCTACGCGACGCGGGCGCGACGTCGCTCGCGATCGAGGTGTCGTCGATCGGCCTCGTCGAGCACCGCACGGCCGGCATGCACTTCGACGTGGCCGTGTTCACGAACCTCACGCGCGACCACCTCGACTACCACGGCGACATGGCGGCGTACGAAGCGGCGAAGCGCCAGCTGTTCGACTGGCCGGGCCTGAAAACGGCCGTCGTCAACCTGGACGACGAAGCGGGCGTGCGCATCGCGCGGCACCTGCGCAGCGAACGACCGGAAGTGGCCGTCCTCGGCTACACCTTGCGTGCGGTCCACGAGCAACCGGTGCTGGACGGCGTCGCCGTGCTGCGCGCATCGAACCTGCGCAGCCGTCCAAACGGCAGCGAATTCCACATCGAGTCGCCGTACGGCAGCGCGGTCGCGCGCACGCACATGGTCGGCCACTTCAACGCGAGCAACGTGCTGGCGGTGCTGGGCGCGCTGCTGGCGAAAGGCGTCGAACTGCGCGCCGCGCTCGACGCCGTCGAGGCGCTCGTCCCCGCGCCGGGCCGCATGCAGCAGCTCGGCGGCCACGACGCGCCGATGGTCGTGATCGACTACGCGCACACGCCGGACGCGCTGGAAAAGACGCTCGAAGCGCTGCGCCAGGTCGCGCAGGAGCGCGGCGGCCAGCTGTGGTGCGTGTTCGGCTGCGGCGGCGACCGCGATCCGGGCAAGCGTCCGCAAATGGGCCGCATCTCCCAGATGGCGGAGCACGTGCTCGTGACGAGCGACAACCCGCGCAGCGAGGAACCGCGCGCCATCATCGAGCAGATCGTGGCCGGCATGGACCCGCACCATCCGACGTCGACGCACCAGGCCATCGAGGACCGTGCCGCCGCGATCCTGTCGGCCGTGAAGCATGCCGCCAGGCCGGACGTGATCCTGCTGGCGGGGAAGGGCCATGAGCCTTACCAGGAAATCAAGGGCCGGAAGATTCCGTTTTCCGACGCCGACCACGCCGCGCTGGCGCTGACCGCGCGGCTCACCATGATGAGGACTGTCTGA